In Pseudomonas sp. GCEP-101, one DNA window encodes the following:
- a CDS encoding AraC family ligand binding domain-containing protein has protein sequence MSQVRHFQQAALQFQSYGGQDIERAAICRLIGPADSQTMGAGLARFDGVSIEWTVLYDELIVVLDGHFRLRLADRVIDARPGDVIWVPERTPLAYEGERATVFYALYPVDWQARNA, from the coding sequence GTGTCCCAGGTCCGTCACTTCCAGCAGGCCGCCTTGCAGTTCCAGTCCTACGGCGGGCAAGACATCGAGCGCGCCGCCATCTGCCGGCTGATCGGCCCGGCGGACAGCCAGACCATGGGCGCGGGCCTGGCACGCTTCGACGGCGTGTCCATCGAGTGGACGGTGCTCTACGACGAGCTGATCGTGGTGCTGGACGGCCACTTCCGGCTGCGCCTGGCCGACCGGGTGATCGACGCCAGGCCGGGCGACGTGATCTGGGTGCCCGAACGCACGCCGCTGGCCTACGAAGGCGAGCGAGCCACCGTTTTCTACGCGCTCTATCCGGTGGATTGGCAGGCGCGCAACGCCTGA
- the cpdA gene encoding 3',5'-cyclic-AMP phosphodiesterase, with protein MPTQPTASDSVLVVQLSDSHLFAEENGRLLGMDTADSLSQVVRLVGEEQPAIDLVLATGDLSQDGSVESYERFRALTAPIAAPTRWFPGNHDEMGPMREAAAGSDLLDPVIDLGPWRVILLDSTIPGAVPGQVSDEQVELLENAIQAAPDKHLLISFHHHPVPIGSRWMDRIGIHNPEKLFAVLDRYPNVRCLLWGHVHQEIDRLRGDVRLLASPSTCVQFTPGSEDFCVDSPAPGYRWLRLMPDGSVQTGVSRVTDIAFEVDYSIKGY; from the coding sequence TTGCCCACCCAGCCCACCGCTTCCGATTCCGTCCTGGTCGTCCAGCTTTCCGACAGCCACCTGTTTGCCGAAGAGAACGGCCGGCTGCTGGGCATGGACACCGCCGACAGCCTGAGCCAGGTGGTGCGCCTGGTCGGCGAGGAGCAGCCGGCGATCGACCTGGTGCTGGCCACGGGCGACCTCTCCCAGGATGGCTCGGTCGAGTCGTATGAGCGCTTCCGCGCCCTGACCGCACCGATCGCCGCGCCAACGCGCTGGTTCCCCGGCAACCACGACGAAATGGGGCCGATGCGCGAAGCCGCCGCCGGCAGCGACCTGCTCGACCCGGTGATCGACCTGGGGCCCTGGCGGGTGATCCTGCTGGATTCCACCATTCCCGGTGCGGTGCCGGGGCAGGTGAGCGACGAACAGGTCGAGCTGCTGGAAAACGCCATCCAGGCCGCGCCGGACAAGCATCTGCTGATCAGCTTCCATCATCATCCGGTGCCCATCGGCAGCCGGTGGATGGACCGCATCGGCATCCACAATCCGGAAAAACTCTTCGCCGTGCTGGACCGCTACCCCAACGTGCGCTGCCTGCTCTGGGGCCACGTCCACCAGGAGATCGACCGCCTGCGCGGTGACGTGCGCCTGCTGGCGTCGCCGTCCACCTGCGTGCAGTTCACCCCCGGCAGCGAGGACTTCTGCGTCGACAGCCCGGCACCGGGTTACCGCTGGCTGCGGCTGATGCCCGATGGCAGCGTGCAGACGGGTGTATCGCGAGTGACCGACATTGCCTTCGAAGTCGACTACAGCATCAAGGGCTATTGA
- the cytX gene encoding putative hydroxymethylpyrimidine transporter CytX — protein sequence MVTTIDYSPTTAVGSAQRVLGLRDLFSLWFSLGIGLMVLQTGALLAPGLGLAGALGAILLGTLVGVLLLASAGVIGTDTGLSAMASLKLSLGSHGAALPALLNLLQLIGWGAFEIIVMRDAASLLAGRAFGEGSAWTSPAAWTLVFGALATLLAVAGPLAFVRRVLRRWGIWLLLAACVWLTFDLFRRADLAALWARAGDGSMPFAVGFDIAIAMPLSWLPLIADYSRFGKRAGQTFAGAALGFFIGCFWLMGLGVAYTLAFAQGSDANALLLALAGAGMGIPLLLILLDESEKAFADIHSAAVSSGILLPLKVEQLALAIGVICTLIAWFAPLAEYQNFLLLIGSVFAPLFGVVLVDHFVLRRRAPAAIPHGLRWGSLLAWAGGVVVYHLLANFQPDLGATLPALVVAAVLQLLLGRVGAKVPASA from the coding sequence ATCGTGACCACCATCGACTATTCACCGACCACCGCCGTGGGCAGCGCCCAGCGTGTGCTCGGCCTGCGCGACCTGTTCTCCCTCTGGTTCTCCCTGGGCATCGGCCTGATGGTGCTGCAGACCGGCGCCCTGCTGGCGCCGGGCCTGGGCCTGGCCGGCGCGCTCGGCGCGATCCTGCTCGGTACCCTGGTGGGCGTCCTGCTGCTGGCCAGCGCCGGGGTGATCGGTACCGACACCGGCCTGTCCGCCATGGCCTCGCTCAAGCTCAGCCTGGGCAGCCACGGCGCCGCGCTGCCGGCGCTGCTCAACCTGTTGCAGCTGATCGGCTGGGGCGCCTTCGAGATCATCGTCATGCGCGACGCCGCCAGCCTGCTGGCAGGCCGCGCCTTCGGCGAAGGCAGCGCCTGGACCAGCCCGGCTGCGTGGACCCTGGTGTTCGGCGCGCTGGCAACCCTGCTGGCGGTCGCCGGCCCGCTCGCCTTCGTGCGCCGGGTGCTGCGCCGCTGGGGCATCTGGCTGCTGCTTGCCGCGTGCGTCTGGCTGACCTTCGACCTGTTCAGGCGTGCCGACCTGGCCGCGCTCTGGGCCAGGGCCGGCGACGGTTCGATGCCGTTCGCCGTGGGCTTCGACATCGCCATTGCCATGCCGCTGTCCTGGCTGCCGCTGATCGCCGACTACTCGCGCTTCGGCAAGCGCGCCGGGCAGACCTTCGCCGGCGCGGCACTGGGCTTCTTCATCGGCTGCTTCTGGCTGATGGGCCTGGGCGTGGCCTACACCCTGGCGTTCGCCCAGGGCAGCGACGCCAACGCCCTGCTGCTGGCGCTGGCCGGCGCCGGCATGGGCATCCCGCTGCTGCTGATCCTGCTGGACGAGTCGGAGAAGGCCTTCGCCGACATCCACTCGGCGGCGGTCTCCAGCGGCATCCTGCTGCCGCTCAAGGTCGAACAGCTGGCCCTGGCCATCGGCGTGATCTGCACCCTGATCGCCTGGTTCGCGCCGCTGGCTGAGTACCAGAACTTCCTGCTGCTGATCGGCTCGGTGTTCGCGCCGCTGTTCGGCGTGGTGCTGGTCGACCACTTCGTGCTGCGCCGCCGCGCGCCGGCTGCCATTCCGCACGGCCTGCGCTGGGGCTCGCTGCTGGCCTGGGCGGGCGGCGTGGTGGTGTATCACCTGCTGGCGAACTTCCAGCCGGACCTGGGCGCGACCCTGCCGGCGCTGGTGGTGGCGGCTGTGCTGCAACTGCTGCTGGGGCGTGTGGGTGCCAAGGTGCCGGCTTCGGCGTGA
- the thiC gene encoding phosphomethylpyrimidine synthase ThiC: MSTQKNNVTRLEQLDRQSTQPFPNSKKVYLTGSRPDIRVPVREISLADTPTAFGGEKNAPVVVYDTSGPYTDPDVRIDLRKGLPDVRSRWIDERGDTEILPGLTSEFGQSRLADPSLDALRFAHVRTPRRAKAGKNVTQMHYARQGIITPEMEYIAIRENMKLQEARAAGLLDAQHAGQSFGASIPREITPEFVRQEVARGRAIIPANINHTELEPMIIGRNFLVKINGNIGNSALGSSIEEEVEKLTWGIRWGADTVMDLSTGKHIHETREWILRNSPVPIGTVPIYQALEKVGGIAEDLTWEIFRDTLIEQAEQGVDYFTIHAGVLLRYVPLTAKRVTGIVSRGGSIMAKWCLAHHQENFLYTHFEEICEIMKAYDVSFSLGDGLRPGSVADANDAAQFGELETLGELTRIAWKHDVQVLIEGPGHVPMHLIKENMDKQLECCDEAPFYTLGPLTTDIAPGYDHITSGIGAAMIGWYGCAMLCYVTPKEHLGLPNKDDVKTGIITYKIAAHAADLAKGHPGAQIRDNALSKARFEFRWEDQFNLGLDPDTARAFHDETLPKDSAKVAHFCSMCGPKFCSMKITQEVRDYAKENGLTDEQKAIEAGFQEQAARFKDEGSVIYKQV, from the coding sequence ATGAGCACCCAGAAAAACAACGTCACCCGCCTTGAACAGCTCGACCGCCAGTCGACCCAGCCCTTTCCGAATTCGAAGAAGGTCTACCTGACCGGCTCGCGCCCGGACATCCGCGTCCCCGTGCGGGAAATCTCCCTCGCCGACACTCCCACCGCCTTCGGCGGCGAGAAGAACGCCCCGGTGGTGGTCTACGACACCTCCGGCCCCTACACCGACCCTGACGTGCGCATCGACCTGCGCAAGGGCCTGCCGGACGTGCGCTCGCGCTGGATCGACGAGCGCGGCGACACCGAGATCCTCCCCGGCCTGACCTCCGAGTTCGGCCAGTCGCGCCTGGCCGACCCCAGCCTCGATGCCCTGCGCTTCGCCCATGTGCGCACCCCGCGCCGGGCCAAGGCCGGGAAGAACGTCACGCAGATGCACTACGCGCGCCAGGGCATCATCACGCCCGAGATGGAATACATCGCCATCCGCGAAAACATGAAGCTGCAGGAGGCCCGCGCCGCCGGCCTGCTGGACGCCCAGCACGCGGGGCAGAGCTTCGGCGCCAGCATCCCCAGGGAGATCACCCCCGAGTTCGTCCGCCAGGAAGTCGCCCGCGGCCGCGCGATCATCCCGGCGAACATCAACCACACCGAACTGGAACCGATGATCATCGGCCGCAACTTCCTGGTGAAGATCAACGGCAACATCGGCAACAGCGCGCTGGGCTCCTCCATCGAGGAAGAAGTGGAGAAGCTCACCTGGGGCATCCGCTGGGGCGCCGACACGGTGATGGACCTGTCCACCGGCAAGCACATCCACGAGACCCGCGAGTGGATCCTGCGCAACAGCCCGGTGCCCATCGGCACCGTGCCGATCTACCAGGCGCTGGAGAAGGTGGGCGGCATCGCCGAGGACCTGACCTGGGAAATCTTCCGCGACACCCTGATCGAACAGGCCGAGCAGGGCGTGGACTACTTCACCATCCACGCCGGCGTGCTGCTGCGCTACGTGCCGCTGACCGCCAAGCGCGTCACCGGCATCGTTTCGCGCGGCGGCTCGATCATGGCCAAGTGGTGCCTGGCGCATCACCAGGAGAACTTCCTCTACACCCACTTCGAGGAAATCTGCGAAATCATGAAGGCCTACGACGTCAGCTTCTCGCTGGGCGACGGCCTGCGTCCGGGCTCGGTGGCCGACGCCAACGACGCCGCGCAGTTCGGCGAACTGGAGACCCTGGGCGAGCTGACCCGCATCGCCTGGAAGCACGACGTCCAGGTGCTGATCGAAGGCCCCGGCCACGTGCCGATGCACCTGATCAAGGAAAACATGGACAAGCAGCTGGAGTGCTGCGACGAGGCGCCGTTCTACACCCTCGGCCCGCTGACCACCGACATCGCGCCCGGCTACGACCACATCACCTCCGGCATCGGCGCGGCGATGATCGGCTGGTACGGCTGCGCCATGCTCTGCTACGTCACGCCCAAGGAGCACCTGGGGCTGCCGAACAAGGATGACGTGAAGACCGGCATCATCACCTACAAGATCGCCGCCCACGCCGCCGACCTCGCCAAGGGCCACCCCGGCGCGCAGATCCGCGACAACGCGCTGTCCAAGGCGCGCTTCGAGTTCCGCTGGGAAGACCAGTTCAACCTCGGCCTGGACCCGGACACCGCCCGCGCCTTCCACGACGAGACGCTGCCGAAAGACTCGGCCAAGGTGGCGCACTTCTGCTCCATGTGCGGGCCGAAGTTCTGCTCCATGAAGATCACCCAGGAAGTCCGCGACTACGCCAAGGAAAACGGCCTGACCGACGAGCAGAAGGCCATCGAGGCCGGCTTCCAGGAACAGGCCGCGCGCTTCAAGGACGAAGGCTCGGTGATCTACAAGCAGGTGTGA
- a CDS encoding RsiV family protein, which yields MRLLKLAALGSICLLLGACQGLFKPSLDEPLSARHTAFEHPKPGCQGEQCPLFNLDTVSFDDEPALNEAITTQLLRLAREGDGAAPASLDVYEKRFLDSAQPGWSSYLQAKIREQHDGLVIIELSSYRFTGGEYGQPGRAFINYDRRIHKVLTLQDILLPGQEDNFWKVARMAHQAWILQNKLDEQDPNFSRDWPFQPTEHFALTFGALTLKYDIDRIAPHSVGHPELKIPYPRLNGIVKTYYFPGRGAQ from the coding sequence ATGCGACTTCTGAAACTTGCCGCCCTGGGCAGCATCTGCCTGTTACTGGGGGCGTGCCAGGGTCTGTTCAAGCCCTCGCTCGACGAACCGCTGAGCGCGCGCCACACCGCGTTCGAGCACCCCAAGCCGGGTTGCCAGGGCGAGCAATGCCCGCTGTTCAACCTCGATACCGTCAGCTTCGACGACGAGCCGGCGCTCAACGAAGCGATCACCACGCAACTGCTGCGACTGGCCCGCGAGGGCGATGGCGCGGCACCGGCGAGCCTGGACGTCTACGAGAAACGCTTCCTCGATTCGGCCCAGCCCGGCTGGAGTTCCTACCTGCAAGCCAAGATCCGCGAACAGCATGACGGTCTGGTGATCATCGAGCTGTCCAGCTATCGCTTCACCGGCGGCGAGTACGGCCAGCCTGGCCGCGCGTTCATCAATTATGATCGACGTATCCACAAGGTGCTCACCCTGCAGGACATTCTCCTGCCCGGCCAGGAGGACAACTTCTGGAAGGTGGCGCGCATGGCGCACCAGGCGTGGATTCTGCAGAACAAGCTGGACGAGCAGGACCCGAACTTCTCCAGGGACTGGCCGTTCCAGCCGACCGAGCACTTCGCCCTGACCTTCGGCGCGCTGACGCTCAAGTACGACATCGACCGCATCGCCCCGCACTCGGTCGGCCACCCGGAGCTGAAGATTCCCTACCCGCGGCTGAACGGCATCGTGAAGACCTATTACTTCCCGGGGCGCGGGGCGCAGTAA
- a CDS encoding TolC family outer membrane protein, which yields MLRRLSLAVAVAATTGFAWAAQPTPAAPSLPTKTDLISVYKDAVDNNADLAAAQADYLARKEAVPQARSGLLPQINAGASTGTTRTALDTPSATLNRNTQLVQASLSQPLFRADRWFQLKAAENTTEQAQLEFSATQQQLILQTAETYFGVLRAQDNLAASKAEEAAFKRQLDQSNERFDVGLSDKTDVLESQASYDTARANRLVAEQQVDDAFQALVTLTNREYSAIEGILHSLPVVAPMPNDAKAWVDTSVQQNLRLQASNYAVDAAEETLRQRKAGHLPTVDAVAQYQKGDNDALGFTNTGAPGDPHYGKYVDQTSIGLQLNVPIYSGGLTSSQVREAYQRLNQSEQLRESQRRQVVQDARNQHRAVNTDVEQVKARRQAIISNQSSLEATEIGYQVGTRNIVDVLDAQRSLYNSVRDYNNTRYDYILDNLRLKQTAGTLAPSDLEALGSYLKPDYNPDKDFLPPDLAKAAEAQLKAGSKY from the coding sequence ATGCTGCGCAGACTCTCTCTGGCTGTCGCTGTAGCCGCAACGACAGGCTTTGCCTGGGCTGCACAGCCCACCCCGGCCGCCCCCTCGCTGCCCACCAAGACGGACCTGATCAGCGTCTACAAGGACGCCGTCGACAACAACGCCGACCTCGCCGCCGCCCAGGCCGATTACCTGGCGCGCAAGGAAGCCGTCCCCCAGGCACGCTCCGGCCTGCTGCCGCAGATCAACGCAGGCGCCAGCACCGGGACGACCCGCACCGCCCTGGACACCCCCAGCGCCACGCTGAACCGCAACACCCAGCTGGTGCAGGCGAGCCTGAGCCAGCCGTTGTTCCGCGCGGACCGCTGGTTCCAGCTCAAGGCCGCGGAAAACACCACCGAACAGGCCCAGCTGGAATTCTCCGCGACCCAGCAGCAACTGATCCTGCAGACCGCCGAGACCTATTTCGGCGTGCTGCGCGCCCAGGACAACCTGGCGGCCAGCAAGGCCGAGGAAGCGGCGTTCAAGCGCCAGCTCGACCAGTCCAACGAACGCTTCGACGTCGGCCTGTCCGACAAGACCGACGTGCTCGAATCCCAGGCCAGCTACGACACCGCGCGGGCCAACCGCCTGGTGGCCGAGCAGCAGGTGGATGACGCCTTCCAGGCCCTGGTGACCCTGACCAACCGCGAGTACAGCGCCATCGAGGGCATCCTCCACTCGCTGCCGGTGGTGGCGCCGATGCCCAACGACGCCAAGGCCTGGGTGGACACCTCGGTGCAGCAGAACCTGCGCCTGCAAGCCAGCAACTACGCGGTGGACGCCGCCGAAGAAACCCTGCGCCAGCGCAAGGCCGGCCACCTGCCGACCGTCGACGCCGTGGCCCAGTACCAGAAGGGCGACAACGACGCCCTGGGCTTCACCAACACCGGCGCGCCGGGCGACCCGCACTACGGCAAGTACGTCGACCAGACCAGCATCGGCCTGCAGCTCAACGTGCCGATCTACAGCGGCGGCCTGACCAGCTCCCAGGTACGCGAGGCCTACCAGCGCCTGAACCAGAGCGAACAGCTGCGCGAAAGCCAGCGCCGCCAGGTGGTGCAGGACGCGCGCAACCAGCACCGCGCGGTGAACACCGACGTCGAGCAGGTGAAGGCGCGTCGCCAGGCGATCATCTCCAACCAGAGCTCGCTGGAAGCCACCGAGATCGGCTACCAGGTCGGTACCCGCAACATCGTCGACGTACTGGACGCCCAGCGTTCGCTGTACAACTCGGTGCGCGACTACAACAACACCCGCTACGACTACATCCTCGACAACCTGCGCCTGAAGCAGACCGCCGGCACCCTCGCGCCGAGCGACCTGGAAGCGCTGGGCAGCTACCTGAAGCCGGACTACAACCCGGACAAGGACTTCCTGCCGCCCGACCTGGCCAAGGCCGCCGAGGCCCAGCTCAAAGCCGGCTCGAAGTACTGA
- a CDS encoding ABC transporter substrate-binding protein encodes MTVHRNTCRTRSFLKTTLSPLLLALGLCGGVVQAAENMVVVGYGGAGQKAQDAAFFQPFSRQSGVGVTQTEYNGEMARIKVMADTGHADWDVVQIEGPDLARGCDEGLFVPLDWQQIGGKDQLIPNAAKDCGSAALVWGVAIAYDADKLKPAPQSWADFWDVQKFPGKRGLRKRAIYNLEFALMADGVKPADVYKELGTKAGVDRAFAKLNQIKPYVQWWEAGAQPAQWLAAGDVVMTTTYTGRIADAYKSGRNLQLVWPGSLYGMDYWAIIKGSQHVDAAKRFIAFANQPDAQVDYVKHIAYGPTNKQAAERLPSDIAGWVPTSTQNLPQGLAMDDEFWVDHGEELEERFNAWAAQ; translated from the coding sequence ATGACTGTCCACCGCAACACCTGCCGCACGCGTTCCTTCCTCAAGACCACCCTCTCGCCGCTGCTGCTCGCCCTCGGGCTGTGCGGCGGCGTCGTCCAGGCCGCCGAGAACATGGTGGTGGTCGGCTATGGCGGCGCCGGCCAGAAGGCCCAGGACGCGGCGTTCTTCCAGCCCTTCAGCCGGCAGTCCGGCGTTGGCGTGACGCAGACCGAGTACAACGGCGAAATGGCCCGCATCAAGGTGATGGCCGACACCGGCCATGCCGACTGGGACGTGGTGCAGATCGAGGGCCCGGACCTGGCGCGGGGCTGCGATGAGGGATTGTTCGTGCCGCTGGACTGGCAGCAGATCGGCGGCAAGGACCAGCTCATCCCCAATGCTGCCAAGGACTGCGGCTCGGCGGCCCTGGTGTGGGGCGTGGCGATCGCCTACGACGCCGATAAGCTCAAGCCGGCGCCGCAATCCTGGGCGGATTTCTGGGACGTGCAGAAATTCCCCGGCAAGCGCGGCCTGCGCAAGCGCGCCATCTACAACCTGGAGTTCGCCCTGATGGCCGACGGCGTCAAGCCGGCGGACGTGTACAAGGAACTGGGCACCAAGGCCGGCGTGGACCGCGCCTTCGCCAAGCTGAACCAGATCAAGCCCTACGTGCAGTGGTGGGAGGCCGGCGCGCAACCGGCGCAGTGGCTGGCCGCCGGTGACGTGGTGATGACCACCACCTACACCGGGCGCATCGCCGACGCCTACAAGAGCGGGCGCAATCTGCAGCTGGTCTGGCCGGGCAGCCTGTACGGCATGGACTACTGGGCGATCATCAAGGGCTCGCAGCACGTCGACGCGGCGAAGCGCTTCATCGCCTTCGCCAACCAGCCCGACGCCCAGGTCGACTACGTGAAGCACATTGCGTATGGTCCGACCAACAAGCAGGCCGCCGAACGCCTGCCGTCCGACATCGCCGGCTGGGTGCCGACCTCCACGCAGAACCTGCCCCAGGGCCTGGCGATGGACGACGAGTTCTGGGTCGACCACGGCGAGGAGCTGGAAGAGCGCTTCAACGCCTGGGCCGCGCAATGA
- a CDS encoding NUDIX domain-containing protein has translation MSETFKPGPQDIEIQEREQCFKGFYKVDRLRLRHRQFAGGMGPLLTRELFVRHDAVCVLPYDPQRDEVVLIEQFRVGAMDAGVNPWLMELVAGLIDKDEEPEEVARREAVEEAGLTLGALWPIAQYLPSPGGSNELVHLFVGRCDSSGASGVHGLEEEGEDIRVHVMPFEEALQAVRDGRINNAASMIALQWLALNRAEVRGLWV, from the coding sequence ATGTCGGAAACGTTCAAACCAGGTCCCCAGGACATCGAGATCCAGGAGCGCGAACAGTGCTTCAAGGGTTTCTACAAGGTCGACCGCCTGCGCCTGCGGCACCGCCAGTTCGCCGGCGGCATGGGCCCGCTGCTGACCCGCGAGCTGTTCGTGCGCCACGACGCGGTGTGCGTGCTGCCCTACGATCCGCAGCGCGATGAGGTGGTGCTGATCGAGCAGTTCCGCGTCGGCGCCATGGATGCCGGGGTTAACCCCTGGCTGATGGAGCTGGTCGCCGGGCTGATCGACAAGGACGAGGAGCCCGAGGAAGTCGCCCGCCGCGAAGCGGTGGAAGAAGCCGGCCTGACCCTCGGCGCGCTGTGGCCGATCGCCCAGTACCTGCCGTCGCCGGGCGGCAGCAACGAACTGGTACACCTGTTCGTCGGTCGCTGCGACAGCAGCGGCGCGTCGGGCGTCCACGGGCTGGAGGAGGAGGGCGAGGACATCCGTGTCCACGTCATGCCGTTCGAGGAAGCCCTGCAGGCCGTGCGTGACGGTCGCATCAACAACGCGGCGAGCATGATCGCGCTGCAATGGCTGGCGCTCAACCGCGCCGAGGTAAGGGGGTTATGGGTGTGA
- a CDS encoding DUF1249 domain-containing protein: MGVNLLRERYRVDLAGLQATCEANYLRLMRLLPEMRDTQVSRRVALSEGERLLGVLALDVVEACPYTTVLQVRQELGLPWLPAPKLEVRVYHDARMAEVVGAEQARRLLAIYPYPNQAMHQPDEKNQLNQFLGEWLSHCLACGHELEPVLQR, translated from the coding sequence ATGGGTGTGAATCTGCTGCGCGAGCGCTATCGCGTCGACCTGGCGGGGTTGCAGGCGACCTGCGAGGCGAACTACTTGCGCCTGATGCGCCTGTTGCCCGAGATGCGCGACACCCAGGTCTCGCGCCGCGTGGCGCTCAGCGAAGGCGAGCGGCTGCTCGGCGTGCTGGCGCTGGACGTGGTCGAAGCCTGTCCCTACACCACCGTGCTGCAGGTGCGCCAGGAGCTGGGCCTGCCCTGGCTGCCGGCGCCCAAGCTGGAAGTGCGGGTGTACCACGACGCGCGCATGGCCGAAGTGGTCGGCGCCGAGCAGGCGCGCCGCCTGCTGGCGATCTACCCCTACCCGAACCAGGCGATGCACCAGCCCGACGAGAAGAACCAGCTCAACCAGTTCCTCGGCGAATGGCTGAGCCACTGCCTGGCCTGCGGTCACGAACTGGAGCCGGTGCTGCAGCGCTGA
- a CDS encoding class II aldolase/adducin family protein, with protein sequence MTSLQAPSRATCSPEEWTLREELAACYRLIAHFRMTDLIFTHISVRIPGPEHHFLINPYGLMFDEITASSLVKIDLHGHAVEPTPYKVNPAGFVIHSAIHAAREDAQCVLHTHTRAGCAVAAQACGLLPLNQISLEFYGRLGYHDYEGIALSLDEQQRLVRDLGDHFGLMLRNHGLLTVGRTVQQAFLRMYYLEKACDIQLAAQAGGELVIPSEEVCRHTEQQFNAPARPLAEGELSDPDAYELAWAALLRMLDRVAPGYRE encoded by the coding sequence ATGACATCGCTGCAGGCGCCCAGCCGCGCTACCTGTTCACCCGAGGAATGGACGCTGCGCGAGGAGCTGGCGGCCTGCTACCGGCTGATCGCCCACTTCCGCATGACCGACCTGATCTTCACCCACATCTCGGTGCGCATCCCCGGTCCCGAACACCATTTCCTGATCAACCCCTATGGCCTGATGTTCGATGAGATCACCGCGTCGAGTCTGGTGAAGATCGACCTCCACGGCCACGCGGTGGAGCCGACGCCGTACAAGGTCAACCCGGCCGGTTTCGTCATCCACAGCGCCATTCATGCCGCCCGCGAGGACGCGCAGTGCGTGCTGCACACCCATACCCGCGCCGGCTGCGCGGTGGCGGCGCAGGCCTGTGGGCTGCTGCCGCTGAACCAGATCTCCCTGGAGTTCTACGGGCGCCTGGGCTACCACGACTACGAAGGCATCGCGCTGTCGCTGGATGAGCAGCAGCGCCTGGTGCGTGACCTGGGCGACCACTTCGGGCTGATGCTGCGCAACCACGGCCTACTGACGGTGGGGCGGACGGTGCAGCAGGCATTCCTGCGCATGTATTACCTGGAGAAGGCGTGCGACATCCAGCTGGCGGCCCAGGCGGGCGGCGAACTGGTGATCCCCTCGGAGGAGGTGTGCCGCCACACCGAGCAGCAGTTCAATGCCCCGGCGCGACCGCTGGCGGAAGGGGAGCTGAGCGACCCGGATGCTTACGAGCTGGCCTGGGCGGCGCTGCTGCGGATGCTGGATCGGGTGGCGCCGGGGTATCGGGAGTGA